A genomic region of Persephonella marina EX-H1 contains the following coding sequences:
- a CDS encoding VanZ family protein: MNKKLLFLILLYITVIYLTLPVGRYAVNFLYSSVGKENLSIIMNALLLISVTGIVYVFKNRLKKLLILFPVIVLIGFLFITLDRPEERIHFLQYAILGVMFFKFFEFTDSVKRAFLSLFSVVVVGAVDETIQYFLPNRVGDLKDVMINSISGVLGVCIGRLYWFS, from the coding sequence TTGAATAAAAAACTTCTTTTTTTAATACTGCTCTACATCACAGTGATATATTTAACCCTTCCTGTAGGCAGGTATGCTGTTAATTTTCTTTACAGCTCTGTAGGTAAGGAAAATCTTAGCATCATAATGAATGCTCTCTTATTGATATCTGTTACTGGAATTGTTTATGTATTTAAAAACAGATTAAAAAAACTCCTGATTTTATTTCCTGTTATAGTTTTAATAGGTTTTCTTTTCATAACATTAGACAGACCTGAAGAGAGGATACATTTTTTACAGTATGCTATTTTGGGTGTTATGTTTTTTAAGTTTTTTGAGTTTACAGACTCTGTAAAAAGAGCTTTTTTATCCCTTTTTTCAGTTGTCGTGGTTGGAGCTGTTGATGAAACGATACAGTATTTCTTACCGAATAGAGTTGGTGATCTGAAAGATGTTATGATCAACTCAATAAGCGGAGTTTTAGGGGTATGTATAGGAAGATTATACTGGTTTTCTTGA
- a CDS encoding ComEC/Rec2 family competence protein, which produces MYRKIILVFLIFIGVIYGKDLDIFFIDVGEGEATLIVTPDNRNILIDTGNLITGHTVVKFLSSKNINTLDRLIITHPHPDHSGGVFAVIQNVNVIQKHDNGQSLNTNDCKDFYIWYAQIFRTGKYSVLKKGDRIIYGKVTLEVLSPEQLTNDWNENSLVIMLIYGKVRILLMADANKKTEKFLIKKYRKLKADLLKVGHHGADDVLLEEFLNRVNPEYAVISINKNNIRGYPSERVINMLVNKGVKLYITFRDGTVHFRSDGEKLWPER; this is translated from the coding sequence ATGTATAGGAAGATTATACTGGTTTTCTTGATTTTTATAGGTGTTATTTATGGAAAAGATTTAGATATCTTTTTTATAGACGTTGGGGAAGGTGAAGCTACGTTAATAGTAACACCGGATAACAGGAATATACTGATAGATACAGGGAATCTAATAACAGGTCATACTGTTGTAAAATTTTTAAGCTCAAAAAATATAAACACTTTAGATAGATTGATAATAACCCATCCACATCCAGATCACTCAGGGGGAGTTTTTGCGGTTATCCAGAATGTAAATGTAATCCAGAAACATGATAACGGTCAGTCTTTGAACACAAACGACTGTAAGGATTTTTATATATGGTATGCTCAGATTTTCAGAACTGGTAAATACTCTGTGTTAAAAAAAGGAGACAGAATTATTTACGGTAAAGTAACACTGGAAGTACTGTCTCCTGAACAGTTAACCAATGACTGGAATGAAAACTCCTTAGTAATAATGCTAATATACGGGAAGGTTAGAATATTACTGATGGCAGATGCAAATAAAAAAACAGAAAAATTCTTGATAAAAAAATACAGAAAACTTAAAGCTGATTTACTGAAAGTGGGTCATCATGGTGCAGATGATGTTTTACTTGAAGAATTTTTAAACAGAGTCAATCCAGAATATGCTGTAATATCAATTAATAAGAACAATATCAGGGGCTATCCATCTGAAAGAGTTATAAATATGCTCGTAAATAAAGGGGTTAAGTTATACATCACATTTAGAGATGGAACAGTTCATTTCAGATCTGATGGAGAGAAGTTATGGCCGGAAAGATAA
- a CDS encoding O-antigen ligase family protein, which yields MAGKINLKEIYIYLLIISAFVSISIFEVFVVIGILWLFYDFFRERKLSGGLKIPVLTFSFTTVISTALFFPKMISKAVEEGLFQILYFLKIDSNRESIKRVIFTFLTIAVLLIPLVIYNYITLGRTKPIWGGEFEVGQFYGMFTLISFFVGLYYFKEKNKKVSSVLFILSVIFFAVLIISTKRSPILGFLLISYLTFFVMYKNRLVNKIAFWGLNLFLSIAIVSGYAYLSKTDERFKVLNSIILGKEKISYETLNRFSSGRIGIGLDGINIIKNDLKEGSFLNLLIGHGVRSAIYLPKHYSHAKLQRYESVFIISEFIEKGVIGLIAILAIFYLAFKTFLTARITDSFDILALGLFVPLLIHLIGSIFTFFWDALLPMYLLLFKIGEVYFRSKSET from the coding sequence ATGGCCGGAAAGATAAATCTAAAGGAAATATATATTTATCTGCTGATTATTTCAGCCTTTGTATCTATATCTATATTTGAAGTTTTTGTGGTAATAGGAATACTTTGGCTTTTTTATGATTTTTTCAGAGAGAGAAAATTAAGCGGTGGCTTGAAAATACCTGTTTTGACATTCAGTTTTACAACTGTCATATCAACAGCACTCTTTTTTCCAAAAATGATCTCAAAGGCTGTAGAGGAAGGTCTCTTCCAGATTTTATATTTTTTGAAGATAGACAGTAATAGGGAAAGTATAAAAAGGGTTATCTTCACTTTTTTAACCATTGCCGTATTACTTATACCACTGGTTATTTATAACTACATTACATTGGGAAGAACAAAGCCCATATGGGGTGGTGAGTTTGAGGTTGGTCAGTTTTATGGGATGTTTACTCTAATCTCATTTTTTGTTGGGCTTTATTATTTTAAAGAAAAGAATAAAAAAGTATCTTCAGTTTTATTTATTCTATCTGTAATATTTTTTGCTGTCTTGATTATCTCTACAAAAAGATCCCCTATACTTGGATTTCTTTTGATCTCTTATCTTACTTTTTTTGTAATGTATAAAAATAGACTGGTAAACAAGATCGCCTTCTGGGGACTGAATTTGTTTCTTTCTATAGCCATAGTATCAGGATATGCTTATCTGTCAAAAACGGACGAGAGATTTAAAGTTCTGAACAGTATAATACTTGGAAAGGAAAAAATATCTTATGAAACATTAAACAGATTTAGTAGCGGTAGAATTGGGATAGGATTAGATGGAATAAACATTATAAAAAATGATCTAAAAGAAGGAAGTTTTTTAAATCTGCTTATAGGCCATGGTGTCAGATCAGCAATTTATCTTCCCAAACACTACAGCCACGCTAAACTCCAAAGATACGAATCAGTTTTTATAATATCTGAATTCATAGAAAAAGGAGTTATAGGGCTTATTGCCATACTGGCTATATTTTATTTAGCTTTTAAAACATTCCTGACAGCCAGAATAACAGACAGTTTTGATATTCTGGCTCTTGGTCTATTTGTACCGCTATTAATACATCTGATCGGCTCCATATTTACATTCTTCTGGGATGCTCTGCTTCCAATGTATCTGCTTCTGTTTAAGATAGGTGAGGTTTATTTCAGGAGTAAATCAGAAACCTGA
- a CDS encoding Uma2 family endonuclease, with translation MTKVLEDKKTKKRKRVPKELIYEMRYGSPIYYRDYDKVLSGEKTLEEVMGSSKIQAWIISTILEFLVKVLDGKKYKVFANEAGFQWAPRTWRNLDIAIFNKKKLLKEGLTDKYTKTPPEVVIEVDTKADLRKYGDMLSYMKEKIQDLLNAGVKKVIWYTTDDKKVMVAEKNKRWFITDWNDTINVIDDIDLNLEDLLKKEGIDL, from the coding sequence ATGACAAAAGTTTTAGAAGATAAAAAAACAAAAAAGAGAAAGAGAGTTCCAAAAGAGCTTATATACGAGATGAGATACGGCTCACCGATCTACTACAGGGATTATGATAAGGTTTTATCGGGGGAGAAAACTCTGGAGGAAGTTATGGGAAGCAGTAAAATTCAGGCATGGATAATATCAACAATTTTAGAGTTTTTAGTGAAAGTTTTGGATGGTAAGAAATATAAAGTTTTCGCAAACGAGGCAGGCTTCCAGTGGGCACCAAGAACATGGAGAAATTTAGATATAGCTATTTTCAATAAGAAAAAACTTCTCAAAGAAGGACTGACAGATAAATACACAAAAACTCCTCCAGAGGTTGTGATAGAGGTTGATACAAAGGCAGATCTGAGAAAATATGGAGATATGCTTTCATACATGAAAGAAAAGATTCAAGATCTTTTAAACGCAGGTGTGAAAAAGGTTATCTGGTACACAACAGATGATAAAAAGGTTATGGTTGCAGAGAAGAATAAAAGATGGTTCATAACGGACTGGAATGATACCATTAATGTAATAGATGATATAGATCTTAACCTTGAGGATCTTTTAAAAAAAGAAGGTATAGACCTTTAA
- a CDS encoding nucleotidyltransferase domain-containing protein — MNMIARAIQDVVGDRCLIIFFGSILTDKFGRTSDIDVALYCKDELSSKEYLKILEQIENLPILREVDLVDIKRINNVELIENILKGKVWKDIPELLKDLKKHTENLKRS; from the coding sequence ATGAACATGATCGCCAGAGCAATACAGGATGTAGTTGGAGACAGATGCCTTATTATATTTTTTGGGTCAATTCTTACAGATAAATTTGGTAGAACATCAGACATTGATGTGGCATTGTATTGCAAGGATGAGTTATCCAGCAAGGAGTATTTAAAAATTTTAGAACAGATAGAAAATTTACCTATTTTGAGAGAGGTTGATCTTGTAGATATAAAGAGGATAAACAATGTAGAATTAATAGAAAATATCTTAAAGGGAAAGGTATGGAAAGATATACCAGAGCTTTTGAAAGATTTGAAAAAGCATACAGAAAATTTAAAGAGATCATAG
- a CDS encoding DUF86 domain-containing protein — translation MERYTRAFERFEKAYRKFKEIIENPLFPEIFKEEFVVEITTKRFEYTYESMWKTVKEFLRLRGIECNSPKSCFRELLKEGIISEEFEGILSDIIVLRNTLVHVYDEKQAKDIYQKLRTKEILKTFEALIRSLEKEKP, via the coding sequence ATGGAAAGATATACCAGAGCTTTTGAAAGATTTGAAAAAGCATACAGAAAATTTAAAGAGATCATAGAAAATCCGTTATTTCCTGAAATTTTCAAGGAAGAGTTTGTTGTAGAGATCACAACTAAAAGATTTGAATACACTTATGAATCCATGTGGAAAACAGTCAAAGAGTTTTTAAGATTAAGAGGCATTGAGTGTAACTCTCCAAAATCATGTTTTAGAGAACTTTTAAAAGAAGGCATTATATCCGAGGAGTTTGAAGGTATCTTATCTGATATTATTGTTTTACGTAACACTCTGGTTCATGTTTACGATGAAAAACAGGCAAAAGATATTTATCAGAAATTAAGAACAAAGGAAATACTAAAAACTTTTGAAGCTTTGATAAGATCTTTGGAGAAAGAGAAACCTTAA
- a CDS encoding Uma2 family endonuclease, whose protein sequence is MGIAEKFLPKYTVEDYQKWEGDWELIKGIPYAMAPSPLGIHQKIIMELGRQIANQLDSCTKKCYVYPELDWIIDENTVLRPDLIVICKEIREYLKETPEVVVEVVSKSTAQKDEYLKFSIYEKEKVPFYILVYPDIKKVRVFQLVDREYDKYFDGEDGILEIHLKNGCSFKIDVGKLF, encoded by the coding sequence ATGGGAATTGCAGAAAAATTTTTACCAAAATATACAGTTGAAGATTATCAGAAATGGGAAGGAGACTGGGAACTTATAAAGGGTATCCCCTATGCTATGGCTCCTTCACCTCTTGGTATTCACCAGAAAATCATAATGGAATTAGGCCGGCAGATCGCTAACCAGTTAGATAGCTGTACAAAAAAATGCTATGTATACCCTGAGCTTGACTGGATAATTGACGAAAATACAGTTTTAAGACCTGATCTTATCGTTATATGTAAAGAGATCAGGGAATATCTCAAGGAAACACCTGAGGTTGTAGTGGAGGTTGTATCAAAATCAACAGCTCAGAAAGACGAGTATCTTAAGTTCAGCATATATGAAAAAGAAAAAGTGCCTTTTTATATCCTTGTATATCCAGACATTAAGAAAGTAAGAGTCTTTCAGCTTGTTGATAGAGAATACGATAAATATTTTGATGGAGAGGACGGGATACTGGAGATACATCTTAAAAACGGATGTAGTTTCAAAATTGATGTTGGAAAGCTGTTTTAA
- the folK gene encoding 2-amino-4-hydroxy-6-hydroxymethyldihydropteridine diphosphokinase, with amino-acid sequence MRIKRIFLGLGSNIGDRKGNILKAVRMIGEKVKIEKIGGIYISKAVGFEDQPDFYNTAISGFTDLPPEELFLFLKEIEKKVGRIERFRWGPREIDIDILFYGDEIIEKRELTIPHPRLHERDFVLKPLIDIDPDFVHPIFNKSLRDIYEDLKERSVIGKIL; translated from the coding sequence ATGAGGATTAAAAGGATATTCTTAGGGCTTGGAAGCAATATTGGAGACAGAAAGGGGAATATACTGAAAGCTGTCCGTATGATCGGTGAGAAGGTTAAGATTGAAAAGATAGGAGGTATATACATATCAAAAGCTGTAGGCTTTGAGGATCAGCCTGATTTTTACAACACAGCTATCTCAGGTTTTACAGATCTTCCACCTGAAGAGCTTTTTTTATTTTTGAAGGAGATTGAGAAAAAGGTAGGCAGAATAGAAAGATTCAGATGGGGTCCAAGGGAGATAGATATAGATATACTTTTTTACGGGGATGAGATTATTGAAAAAAGAGAGCTTACAATCCCCCATCCAAGACTACATGAGAGGGATTTTGTTCTAAAGCCTCTGATAGATATAGATCCTGATTTTGTACATCCTATTTTTAATAAGAGCCTAAGAGATATATATGAGGATCTGAAGGAGAGATCTGTGATAGGAAAGATTTTATAA
- a CDS encoding L,D-transpeptidase family protein — MIILTVLLTNIFSSFAVTIDDLIEDAYKEVRKEKSEDSFNLALKAFNEGIFSVAVKEGKKYLKLHRKKDIKRDIIIEMIAVSYYRMYRRKELFDHLIWADRQNISRDIKLKIFQLANNLFVEKKDRRRLKIIKKRFSNLFRSSPPFFIHDERFKRFKPNINIFKLKYGNIIGENSLYRVKKNTTLIEIAKELDLGYDEIRVANPHIDPFDVQKGMVVLIPRKRLLPEKEFNFGEIYLNLSEKRLYYPVIIDDDPYVISIPVGIGTDENRSPIGDFFISEKRKNPAWYVPDNIKEEDPSLPDIVPPGPNNPLGTRAMRLSNTTYLLHGTSKRFGIGMKVSHGCIRMYNEDVEALFDLVETGTKVHIYEKNYKIFKNRHVYIEIYELDRESRKKLLDELSQKGVLLNKNFISYLEKERRGYVIPLY, encoded by the coding sequence ATGATTATTTTAACAGTTCTGCTTACTAATATTTTCAGCAGTTTCGCAGTAACCATTGATGATCTTATTGAGGATGCCTATAAGGAAGTAAGGAAGGAGAAGTCTGAGGACAGCTTTAACCTTGCACTTAAAGCATTCAATGAGGGTATATTCTCAGTTGCTGTAAAAGAGGGAAAAAAATATCTGAAGCTCCACAGAAAAAAGGATATAAAAAGGGATATCATCATTGAGATGATAGCTGTATCTTACTACAGAATGTACAGGAGAAAAGAGCTTTTTGACCATCTTATCTGGGCTGACAGACAGAATATATCAAGGGATATAAAGCTTAAGATCTTCCAGCTTGCAAACAATCTTTTTGTGGAGAAGAAGGACAGAAGAAGGCTGAAAATCATAAAAAAAAGATTCTCAAATCTTTTTAGATCTTCCCCTCCATTTTTTATACATGACGAGAGATTTAAAAGATTCAAACCAAACATAAATATATTCAAGCTGAAATATGGAAACATAATAGGTGAAAACAGCCTTTACAGGGTAAAGAAAAATACAACACTTATAGAGATAGCAAAGGAGCTTGATCTTGGGTATGATGAGATAAGGGTTGCAAACCCACATATAGATCCTTTTGATGTCCAGAAAGGTATGGTAGTTCTCATCCCAAGGAAGAGACTTTTACCCGAAAAGGAGTTTAACTTTGGTGAGATATATCTCAATCTTTCAGAAAAGAGGCTTTACTACCCTGTTATCATAGATGATGACCCTTACGTTATATCTATCCCTGTCGGGATAGGAACCGATGAGAACAGATCTCCTATAGGAGATTTCTTCATATCAGAAAAGAGAAAAAATCCGGCCTGGTATGTTCCGGACAATATTAAGGAAGAAGATCCTTCTCTTCCAGATATAGTTCCACCAGGTCCTAACAACCCACTTGGAACAAGGGCTATGAGACTTAGTAACACAACATACCTCCTCCACGGAACAAGTAAGAGATTTGGTATAGGTATGAAGGTTAGCCACGGATGTATAAGGATGTACAACGAGGATGTTGAGGCTCTTTTTGATCTTGTTGAGACAGGAACAAAAGTTCATATCTATGAAAAGAATTACAAGATATTTAAAAACAGGCATGTTTATATTGAGATCTATGAGCTTGATAGAGAAAGCAGAAAAAAACTATTAGACGAACTTTCACAGAAAGGGGTGTTACTGAACAAAAACTTTATATCGTACCTTGAGAAGGAAAGAAGGGGATACGTCATCCCCCTCTACTGA
- a CDS encoding DUF2730 family protein translates to MKRFFKVGAVIGISALILTGCATKDYVDEQLAPVKEKVSSLEDRLNSLENQIKSLKDKADLNAKEIEAIKREHADIKAQLERLDRIDEKATDAYNKAVANEQAIRDLEEKLKRQSVNLERVLKKGIRK, encoded by the coding sequence ATGAAAAGGTTTTTTAAGGTGGGAGCTGTAATAGGGATATCTGCTCTCATTCTAACGGGATGCGCAACAAAAGATTATGTAGATGAGCAACTGGCACCGGTTAAGGAAAAGGTATCGTCTCTTGAAGATAGATTAAACTCTCTTGAAAATCAGATAAAATCTCTCAAGGATAAGGCAGATCTCAATGCTAAAGAGATTGAGGCTATCAAGAGAGAGCATGCTGATATAAAAGCACAGCTTGAGAGACTTGACAGAATTGATGAGAAGGCAACAGATGCTTACAATAAAGCTGTTGCTAATGAGCAGGCTATAAGAGATCTTGAAGAAAAACTCAAGAGACAGTCTGTAAATCTTGAAAGGGTTTTAAAGAAAGGAATTAGAAAATAA
- a CDS encoding KdsC family phosphatase, whose product MKILKHKAQKIKWFIMDVDGVLTDGKIIYDNMGNELKNFSVKDGLGIALLHRAGIKTAIITGRNSDIVIKRAKELKISEIAQNADNKLKIYKSLKDKYRFKDEEALYIGDDYNDLPVLRKVGFPATVPSAPDLVKKECIYITEKDGGDGAVRELAELILNFQGKLEKAIKDFLGDGSR is encoded by the coding sequence ATGAAAATATTAAAACATAAAGCCCAGAAAATAAAATGGTTTATTATGGATGTTGATGGTGTCCTTACAGATGGAAAGATAATATATGACAACATGGGAAATGAGCTCAAAAATTTTTCTGTCAAAGATGGTCTTGGGATAGCTCTTTTACACAGAGCAGGTATAAAAACAGCCATAATAACAGGAAGAAACTCAGACATAGTCATAAAAAGGGCTAAAGAGCTTAAGATATCAGAGATAGCACAGAATGCTGACAACAAGCTGAAGATATATAAAAGCCTTAAAGATAAGTACAGATTTAAAGATGAGGAAGCTCTGTATATAGGAGACGACTATAACGATCTTCCTGTTCTGAGGAAGGTAGGGTTCCCTGCAACAGTTCCATCAGCCCCTGATCTTGTGAAAAAGGAATGTATATACATAACAGAGAAGGATGGGGGAGATGGTGCTGTTAGAGAGCTCGCAGAGCTTATCTTAAACTTTCAGGGAAAATTAGAAAAAGCTATAAAGGATTTTTTAGGAGATGGAAGCAGATAG